One genomic window of Melospiza melodia melodia isolate bMelMel2 chromosome 3 unlocalized genomic scaffold, bMelMel2.pri SUPER_3_unloc_3, whole genome shotgun sequence includes the following:
- the LOC134432650 gene encoding neuronal acetylcholine receptor subunit alpha-2-like, whose protein sequence is MGIFSLWVLLLMLQPGRCQRRSHAEDRLFKRLFSGYNRWSRPVPNTSDVVIVRFGLSIAQLIDVDEKNQMMTTNVWLKQEWSDYKLRWDPAEYDNVTSIRVPSEMIWIPDLVLYNNADGEFAVTHMTKAHLSWDGTVTWVPPAIYKSSCSIDVTFFPFDQQSCKMKFGSWTYDKAKIDLENMDHQVDLKDYWESGEWAIINAVGTYNSKKYDCCTEIYPDITFYFVIRRLPLFYTINLIIPCLLISCLTVLVFYLPSDCGEKITLCISVLLSLTVFLLLITEIIPSTSLVIPLIGEYLLFTMIFVTLSIIITVFVLNVHHRSPGTHAMPAWVRSFFLGAVPRWLSMKRPPQDGARGRRQQQHGRPGGARLSTSRCWLETDVDDKWEEEEEEEEEEEEEEEKTYPSHPRAEPKETKFCCGKKAAAPGSEGKDHEEDHEEEEEEGKEEGSGRAPALSPGMVKALEGVQYIADHLRAEDADSSVKEDWKYVAMVIDRIFLWMFIMVCLLGTAGLFLPPYLAGMI, encoded by the exons ATGGGAATTTTCTCCCTCTGGGTTTTGCTCCTGATGCTGCAGCCGG GGCGGTGCCAGCGGCGCAGCCACGCCGAGGACCGGCTCTTCAAGCGCCTCTTCTCGGGCTACAACCGCTGGTCCCGGCCCGTCCCCAACACCTCCGACGTCGTCATCGTGCGCTTCGGCCTCTCCATCGCCCAGCTCATCGACGTG GATGAGAAGAACCAGATGATGACCACCAACGTGTGGCTGAAACAG GAGTGGAGCGATTACAAGCTGCGCTGGGACCCGGCCGAGTACGACAACGTCACCTCCATCCGCGTGCCCTCCGAGATGATCTGGATCCCCGACCTCGTCCTCTACAACAA CGCCGACGGCGAGTTCGCGGTGACGCACATGACCAAGGCCCACCTGTCGTGGGACGGCACGGTGACCTGGGTGCCGCCGGCCATCTACAAGAGCTCCTGCAGCATCGACGTCACCTTCTTCCCCTTCGACCAGCAGAGCTGCAAGATGAAGTTCGGCTCGTGGACCTACGACAAGGCCAAGATCGACCTGGAGAACATGGACCACCAGGTGGACCTCAAGGACTACTGGGAGAGCGGCGAGTGGGCCATCATCAACGCCGTGGGCACCTACAACTCCAAGAAGTACGACTGCTGCACGGAGATCTACCCCGACATCACCTTCTACTTCGTCATCCGCCGCCTGCCGCTCTTCTACACCATCAACCTCATCATCCCGTGCCTGCTCATCTCCTGCCTCACCGTGCTGGTCTTCTACCTGCCCTCGGACTGCGGCGAGAAGATCACGCTGTGCATCTCCGTGCTGCTGTCCCTCACCGTCTTCCTGCTGCTCATCACCGAGATCATCCCGTCCACCTCGCTGGTCATCCCGCTCATCGGCGAGTACCTGCTCTTCACCATGATCTTCGTCACGCTCTCCATCATCATCACCGTCTTCGTGCTCAACGTGCACCACCGCTCGCCCGGCACGCACGCCATGCCCGCCTGGGTGCGCAGCTTCTTCCTGGGCGCCGTGCCCCGCTGGCTCTCCATGAAGAGGCCGCCGCAGGACGGCGCGCGCGGGCGGCGGCAGCAACAACATGGCCGCCCCGGCGGGGCGCGGCTGAGCACGTCGCGCTGCTGGCTGGAGACCGACGTCGACGACaagtgggaggaggaagaggaggaagaggaagaagaagaagaagaagaggagaagaCCTACCCAAGCcaccccagggcagagcccaAGGAAACCAAATTCTGCTGCGGGAAGAAAGCGGCGGCGCCGGGCTCCGAGGGGAAGGACCACGAGGAGGaccacgaggaggaggaggaggaggggaaggaggaaggcTCGGGGCGGGCGCCGGCGCTGTCGCCCGGGATGGTGAAGGCCCTGGAGGGGGTGCAGTACATCGCCGACCACCTGCGGGCCGAGGACGCCGACTCCTCC GTGAAGGAGGACTGGAAGTACGTGGCCATGGTGATCGACCGCATCTTCCTGTGGATGTTCATCATGGTCTGCCTGCTGGGCACCGCGGGGCTCTTCCTGCCGCCCTACCTGGCCGGCATGATCTAG